The Neoarius graeffei isolate fNeoGra1 chromosome 10, fNeoGra1.pri, whole genome shotgun sequence sequence TTTTTAGGTATATAAATAGTGACTGGAGATCATCTGGTGCAAAGCGTACAATTTGTCAGCCGTCCTCGACACCATCCATTAATGGACAGGAAATCTGAGTAGACCACAGCGTGACCGTGGTGGATGAATCTCAGCACCGCAGTGGCACCAAGATGGCGGTGTGCGAGATGCTGaagacacagtgttttcccaggACTTTCTCTGACATCACTGGACCTCAAATGACCTCTCGTTGTTTCTTTTCATCTTTCCGTAGTGAATAAGAGAAATACAATtcgtagaaaaagaaagaaaaaaggagtTAAATTTACACCATTTTCCCCTCATCCCAAATCCAGTCAATCATCCAGGGCATTTTGGTGTCTGATTGAGTGTAAAACTAAAGACGACGTGAACATCAGACACCAAACACTTCGACAGCCTCTGGGGTGAACTGTgtaaatttaattttaaatcatttGTTTAAGAGTGAATAGACGTGCAGGTTATGCAACAACCAACCCCCTGCTCCTACTCAAATAAGCGACTGAACacaaaattaatgtaaatattgCTCCCAGCTCTGCAGCTTCCTGTTCCTCCAAGCCATCAGGTGGCGACAGTGAGCGAGTTACAAGTAGGTGTCCTCTGAGCCAGTGATGCTCTCTGTGGAGTTGTGCGGAGTGCTGTTTTTGTCCTCAGGACCAGCAGTCGATTCTTCGTCGTCATGTGCGTTGTGTGTTGGGCTTGGGGATGGAGACGGATCCAGAACGGCGGCCGAGTTTTCAGTATTATTAGGGAGGTCATCATGGTTAGGGACGGGTTCCAGAAATTGGACAGGAGGAGTGTCCAGCAGGTGAGAACGCCACTCTGGGGGTGATGTGTGTGTTGTAGGGGTGGTATGGAGTGATAGATTCTGCAGAGAGAGCGATTCTGCTGGTTTCTGGTTGAGGGAGGAATTCGAGGACGAGAGTTGCTGTGTAGAAGCGTTTGTCTCTCTGAGCTGATTTTCCTGCTTTATAGGGAGCGGAGGTGGATATGATGGTGGACTTGGAGGAACAACATCTTGATCATCTGTGGTCAGAGGCTGACTAGGAAtttccaatacctcactaggtttAGACTCACTAGGTAGGGCGTAGGGGTTAGGGATGCTAGGAAACGGGGCTTGGTTTTTCTTCAAGGTGCCTCTCTTCTTCCTGTGGCCCGACTCGGACATTTCCTCAGGGATTGATGGGTACTGGACGATAATGGTGGGGTTCTGGCGGAGGTCATGGCGTGTATGAGGCTCGGTGGCCATGATGGCTCGAGCACTGTGCATTCTCTGGGGGGGTTTGCGGCTGGGCTCGCCGCGCTTCTTCTTCCAGCGCTTCAGCTGCGTACGGTGCTCGCGTTCCACGTCCCGTGCAGTGACCTGCAACTCCAGGATCTACAATAGAAATTAAGAATTAGAATGGTCTTCATTCCCATCCCATATAATAACCAGACCATCAAGGACATAGTAGCTCATCTTACTGCCATTAATACCACGACTACCaaaacaaacagaactgaaatgtgacaacgtgagagaggaccaacctccacgacaaattatTTACAACAAAGGACTAAGTTTTGTTCCCCTGgggaagatcaacccaaaacatcaatcggaaattaatttgcatgataaatgagagaggagatacaattctagtcagaagaaaacgtgttaagttgacctagttactaATTTGCTAGCAAgaaattgacaatacaacgactaagttttgtgcagaaggtcaagttctattaaataaaacaatcagaactgaaatccattaagaactgagggaggagatatgatttcattgaaaataaacaaattgtttacaacaggaaaatcaaacaaacaaacgaccaagttttgttcctcatgggaagatcgacccaaaacatcgatcggagctgaaatcggatgagaaatgagagaggaagtaaaattctagtgagagacctggacaattaattaatttggcctaattactaactcgttagcaaaacaacaaccaagttgtgtgtggagtgatgagttctttcaaacaaaataatcggaatggaaatccgtggagaactggcagaggagatacgatttaactgaatcatggatgacggacgccacgccatggcaacagctcattggcCTTACGGCCAGGTGAGGTCATAATAAAAGGTACAAACGGTGTGCTTGGTGTGTGCGAGTTACCTGGTGCACTAAGAAAGCCTCCTGCATGTATCTGGGTTCAATTGCTCGGAGAACTTCCATAGTCTCATACTGACCCGGACAGGCCTTGAGCTTATCCCGAGACCCCAGCATGGACTTCAACAACACCAAACCCACACGGAATATAATCTTCACTCCTACACAGAGGGGGGGTGTTCAACAagaccaactccacacagaaataaaAGCAGGACAAGtatgtgcttgtgtctgaccatcacACAGGAACATGTCCCACACTCGGAGGACCGAGGCCCAGGGcagggttctggagaaggcgcacATGAACCACTCCATCATGTAGAGCACCGGCTCAATCTTGTGCTTGTCCAGGTGTCGATATGCCATAGGACACACTCGCTTCAACAGCGCATGCAGGATCTCTCCGTCCAGCTGAACCGCCTCCTGCATAGATACAACAACCGTTTACAATAACTTACTCTTATTAAATTattcttaaaaaagaaaaacaaaacaactgtatGAATATATTTAACTTAGCTTAAACTGACAAagtactggtcatgcttacaacattaatcgtgctttatgtattacttatagacaaaagatgtgcacattcagtccaaaaaaaaacccccaccgtaaaagcacttttgtggacaattttattccgTGAATTACCCATGGAGGCAGAACCACAGGGAGCAGCCATTGTTGACCGGAAGTGGCGTACAGTTGTTGATTCCGGGTTATCgggtgcgagtaaacaagcagtgttctgtgggttgaggttcccagtcaagtaacttcagagCACATTGATtaaatatagatctaatacttgtaatagatctttatggcacatatctattatttcatggcattatgtgcaagcagatttggttgtactttggggtcgagagcttcactggcgaagctcggcaggtttagaaagaGTAGttcatgtattgagataaatatgTTCATGAGttatttatcatacaagcatgataaacatattgacagaaactttacactttacactttcctatgtgcgcactgccaaataatatagtttttaaatgacctaaattagatgaaacataaaacttgtcaccttactcggtcAAACCGGAGCGCACACTTCCgcattcatattaaaaaaaaacaaaaacaaaaacaaaaaaactattcacatgccctgtgtccgaaatcgctccctattcactatttagtgaggacgccattttgtagtgctgtccaaaatggtAGTAaggattacaccctatatagtgcactcacagggagtagtgaacgagtgagcaatttcggacacagggatggtaaCGACATGATGATCAtgttcactcttttggtttcgattggtttctctttcgcggtgggaacgcccagCGTAAGCAGGATAAAATCTGTGACATCCCATTAGGGATACATatttgggctatttggaggtaaaatttGTTGCTAGATGGCGTgcggattttatgtgcttcggatgattcattttatgattcagggcagcgattcggttcaatcttgagaactgcgacactgatgatgaacgatggccttttttttttttttaaacttcgactcgatccagccaaagatcagctcgagtaagtgtaaatatttcttatgagcagatcggttgataatgTGTTATCTTCGACTAGTGTTTGTAACACGGGGTTCATtgaccagtccactgcagcccagacaATCGGACAAACCAACGACTGTGCATCACTACCGGTGCTGGAACAGCCCGGGGAACATGTCGCTGACTATGCCTGATTGGtggagcagtgacttaaaactcgcgtgtacttgacaagagcttatgacgAACTTTACATGATGGAACCACTGGTATCATTtgtgatcttttgaaatagctagtaattaaaattcactatAGGTACACTAATTCTCTTACACTGAGAATCCATGATTCTAATAACATAATAagaaaaataaatctcatctcatctcattatctctagccgctttatccttctacagggttgcaggcaagctggagcctatcccagctgactacgggcgaaaggcggggtacaccctggacaagtcgccaggtcatcacagggctgacacatagacacagacaaccattcacactcacattcacacctacgctcaatttagagtcaccagttaacctaacctgcatgtctttggactgtgggggaaaccggagcacccggaggaaacccacgcggacacggggagaacatgcaaactccacacagaaaggcccttgccggccccggggctcgaacccaggaccttcttgctgtgaggcgacagcgctaaccactacaccaccgtgccgccccagaaaaaTAAATTGAAACTGAAATCCAAATAAACACAGCAACACACATGCGCACAAACACAAGATGGCAGTGTCGAGTCGCCTCGTAAAGCAGAGCAGGGTGGGGTTTGTAGCTCTGATGTATAATTTTTAACAGACCCTATGATTTGAGCATAGTTACAAAACACCTAAATACCGAGTGCGACCGCTTCGGGCTGAACTGAGCTACAGTCGCTTCCGTCAGAGCTCGGTTACTTTTTCACATCACCCCCCTGAACACCTGCAATCCTTTGATAAACAGCTTTACCTGTTTTTATTAAAACATGCATTCAGTGTGGTTTCTTGTTTCTACTTTATTTATTTCTAGATTTGTATCCCAATTTTCTCTCCTATACTTTGTAATTCAAGCTACGGTTCTTAGTCCGCTTGTAAACTTGATGTATTACTTTATCCATTATTATTGGATTAGAATATATAAAAATCTCAGTTTGACTTGTCCCAGACTTACATGTatgtattttacttttttttcccatttaaAACAAACCAACAGCTCTCTCAAAACAGATCGTGAAAAGATCTgtaaagagagaggggggaaaaccccattaattatacattttctatgttatgcttttaaaaaaaaagcggTTATTCTGTAGACCTGGATGTAGACCTTGATTTTGTATGATAATGAGCTTTGCTTTCATTGGTTGGCTTAAGTGAGGGCAGGGCCACAACCACTCCACTTTTCTTTCTTCCTACAATATTTTCTTCACACTCTTTTTCGATTATAGTGTTCTGCTGGCTTTTCATGCACAACTATTTCCCTGTATTATAAAAGGGAAAAAGTGTGGGTGTGGTTATCGTAATCATAAAGCAAAGTTTAAATGGGCGGGCGGGGGGGACAGAAATCTGAGAATGCTCGATGTTCAGTCTCATGTTGTAGGACTCAAGACCActttggttctcagctggctcgcaagttgaacgagttgtgaaccagcaccggccccgaaccagccctggaactgatttggtggaaaaggggtatttttgAAGGTCTCGATCTCATTTTGGAGTCCACCACAtggttactcggtcttgtctcggtctcgggattttatttcaagcccggtcaagaccacaactgtggggatttcactaaattgcctgtgcactgtctgatttatttgttaacattgttactgtgattaaatgtaaaatttcctgcttcgaaTGCAACCAATAATATGACTCATGgctaatttgaattttttttcttcctgttaacagctaTCACCCCTCCCCatcccttcacacacacacaggtctggttctggtcttcaCACGATCTTGCCCtatttggtcttgacttgatctcaacccctcaaggtcttggtcttgatacattttggtcttggtcatgacatggtctcggtttaggtggtcttcacTACAACACTAGCTCAATGTAATAATCTCTAATACTCAGAGTAGCTGAAATGACCGATTAGACTGATCTGGAAACTTTCCAGGCTAATATTCTAACGAGCGAACTTGACATCCATTCACGTGAGACTCACAGCCTGCTATGGTACCAGTGTAGAATTGGCACTGTTCGACTCCAGATGTGCCAACTCAACTTATCACTAACATACGACACTCATTAATTGACTGTGACGGCTGAGTAAACCACCATTCACTGAAGGGAGTACGATTCGATCAGATTTGCTTCCCCAGCTGCACTTAATAAAAGCTCTTATGAAGGCTTGGCAAGGTGAAGTCTTGCGTCATGCAAGCATGTAGACGAATCAGCATGGCTGTATTCCAGGGTATACATCTCACATTTGTGTTTCATATGGGCTTTCTGGAATGGCTTTATCACACATATCTTGTTGATTTAGCTGAAAGGAAAGTAAGAGGGGATTTTTTTCATTAACAATATTTACAGTGTTTAAAAAAGGAAACAAGGCACCAGTTAAATTCTCAAATATCCTGCTGTACTTTTAGGACTACAAGATTTTCTTCCTTCAAGCAGGTGCTGATATTTATACAGAAAAGGATGTTTTACATAAATTTTGCATTAATAGTACAATTTTAAAAGTGATCTTATTTGCtagtgttttgggtttttttaagcaGCGAGTGTACAAACTTAGAAGATATGGTAGCTAGACATGAACCTCAACAGGCCAGATTTATtacataaaatgttcatttcattaaaataatctgataaatttggtaaaataAAAGTGGCTCAATATTTGTCTTGACTTTTTGAAAAGCATGAGTAGAAAAcgtgcttttttggggggggggggggggactgagtCATTTGAAAATTATTCTGTGGAGCAAGTTTAATAAACAGTCCATATGTATATATGCAGGGCTTCAGAAGAGGGCGTGGCTTTAACCAGAGGTAGAAATATCAGCGTGGTGCATGAAATTctcttcctcaacctcagctatatCAATCACTCGAGTTAGTAATTGGTCTCAAATACACACATGTGCAAGAATGTTTGTATCTTCTGACACCTGCAATATTCTATAACTGATATATTTGGTTccatttcccaaaatataaacaaaacaaTCTTGGTCTTTCTTTGTACTTGAATGAAAGTAAAACGCTCCTgcttgggccattattaaaaaatgttctgtttccggtccaccggccaggtGAGTGCCGTTTATGCGggtgaaaggttttttttaaacgccggtttttcgacatttttttcgggttcgtaaatctaaaatctaacttgacatttccgcattcccagggctttccacgaaggctcatactagccagccatgacaaataagtagccagccggggggataaacacaaaaactcctgtgcacgcagttcccagggttaagtgtattttccacggaccatttatttattcactttactcaaatacaaagtaaaatggcagtaaatcttctttcttttcttgcgtatagcatcatgaggcgttcctggcttgtaaatctcttattttcggtgcatgacacattcacgcaactaagcatgcgccgagtgcgcgcgcacaccgcatgtcggggcgcggatgagttactctcccttgatcaacggttcagtttgacattatcgtcagtccgttagataaacatttaattttattaaaatcgaaaattaatatttagagcctgtgggctacaaaaatagtcattaaagtagccggctggacttaattgtgtgaccggcgcttgtggaaagccctgtccaatcagctctgcgcatgcgctgtgcggcacaaaaaaatggcagccaccatgaaggaaggagatccggagttttcaaacatttgcttaagtgtgaaatcgcaaaatggtattctagcgaacaaaaaaatagtaaagattcagaaaaacaaatcattcagtgatcattttaatagtgtaatttcatctgaactaggcctaacggtcgattaagaactacaaaaagtccgtgtgtcggacattttaagtacctttgtaaaagttttgcaaatgttgcagtcagcatttaaaatgctaacttaaagtttttgtacaagtttcagttgatttaactgtcatattttattaaatgtgtctgcttttgtaataaaaaaagtactgaaagaaaaagcaaacgcagcattgcgatttcttatccatccatatatataaaaaaataaataaataaaaaaaaatccctccctcccgactgaaattttttttgcccacccggtggacaggaaactaatttttttttttttaaggatggccttgtgTAAATATTTTTGCATCCGACAGAATCCCAGCCCTGAAGCACATCTCTGCTCCCAGCATCATGTCCTGTGGATCTTTCTGTTAAGCTAGTTTGCTTCGTAATTGAATCTGTATTAGTACTGCTCAAAACACTGCTCATTCTGTATAAtactgtttattctatccacattcactggatttgagcaattgtgcgctctgattggctactaggatatcagctcatatacagggagtagagaaaaacaaaatggtggagcgcatcaagtcactttgtcatcaagtatttaaaagaaacagaaatagctgaaaaaaTATAGCGGGGTCCCCCCCAGCAGAATATCTATTGTTCCaccctccagcccagtcggtggcggtaatgcaccttttaagttggtttaccaaccaccaagaaaccctaaagaagaaaaacaaaatggcggcacgtattgctgaaccaaccgaggatgaaataaaaactctacttgaaaacaaccccccaagggaaaaaaaaagaaagcaacaaaaattggaataaaagtattcgatggtaagagtgtatcctttttttaaatttattttttcaagagttattatagcagcatttttcacaaattgttcctgtcatttcaccggtttgtttacattctaagcagaaattattttgttggatgttttgtaatatatagatttagacactgcctaaaagcggagctcccatctgtttctgggttgtagaattttcttatatcatagccagtctcttttgttttatttctttactggctagcactggccacgtggcggtgtgtatgactggtaattaccaacactggccacgaggcggtgtgtatgactggtaatcactaacactggccactaggcggtgtgtttgactggtaatcactaacactggccactaggcggtgtgtatgactggtaatcactaacactggccactaggcagtgtgtatgactggtaatcactaacactggccactaggcggtgtgtatgactggtaatcactaacactggccacgaggcggtgtgtatgactggcaatcaccaacactggccactaggcggcgtgtatgactggtaatcactaacactggccactaggcggcgtgtatgactggtaatcactaacactggccactaggcggcgtgtatgactggtaatcactaacactggccactaggcggcgtgtatgactggtaatcactaacactggccactaggcggcgtgtatgactggtaatcactaacactggccactaggcggcgtgtatgactggtaatcactaatactggccactaggtggtgtgtatgactggtaatcactaacactggccactaggcggcgtgtatgactggtaatcactaacactggccactaggcggcgtgtatgactggtagttactaacactggccactaggcggcgtgtatgactggtaattactaacactggccactaggcgacgtgtatgactggcaattactaacactggccactaggcggtgtgtatgactgataatcactaaaggcctctgcatgctcttgcgacaaggctttcgcagatagcttttcgcagacagttgtaatttattgttgagcggggagaactaggcgtgcgcaatgttattcaccagcacaacgcaagggggcgcgaagtcgctaggagtagttggtgggtgtggttagtggagtgtttatcctctggttacttataactagaacttttttttttttttataatgactagaactggagtcgtatagatgtccgtacttcctcacttcctcaatcaaccgctcttcgtgctgctccatcttcgctcgtgtttttaaaaatgccggtcgtgaaaacaaaaacagtggtcacaatttttgggaggtgcgcgcagagcgtctgcgaaggtgggggggctacgcagacgccatctgcgacgctgtctgcgaggactgggttgtcagcataaattggccttaacactggccactaggcggtgtgtatgactggtaatcactaacactggccactaggcggcgtgtatgactggtaattactaacactggccactaggcggtgtgtatgactggtaattactaatactgatcactaggcggtgtgtatgactggtaattactaacactggccactaggcggtgtgtctcatctcatctcattatctcaagccgctttatccttctacagggtcgcaggcaagctggagcctatcccagctgactacgggcgaaaggcggggtacaccctggacaagtcgccagatcatcacagggctgacacatagacacagacaaccattcacactcacattcacacctacgctcaatttagagtcaccagttaacctaacctgcatgtctttggactgtgggggaaaccggagcacccggaggaaacccatgcggacacggggagaacatgcaaactccacacagaaaggccctcgccggccccggggctcgaacccaggaccttcttgctgtgaggtgacagcgctaaccactacaccaccgtgccgcccctaggcggtgtgtatgactggtaattactaacactggccactaggcggtgtgtatgactggtaattactaacactggccactaggcggtgtgtatgactggtggtacatgtacactgaaaccacaaaaaaaatcgactcgatgggtttaccattttttcttaggtatggtgctccgctgggagctccgctaataaagttatttatcgaatttgtaaaaaataaaaatgctccgggcggcacggtggtgtagtggttagcgctgtcgcctcacagcaagaaggtcctgggttcgagccccggggccggcgagggcctttctgtgtggagtttgcatgttctccccgtgtccgcgtgggtttcctccgggtgctccggtttcccccacagtccaaagacatgcaggttaggttaactggtgactctaaattgaccgtaggtgtgaatatgagtgtgaatggttgtctgtgtctatgtgtcagccctgtgatgacctggcgacttttccagggtgtatcccgcctttcgcccgtagtcagctgggataggctccagctcgcctgcaaccatgtagaaggataaagcggctagagataatgagatgagatgagataaaaatgctccgtttctcaaaatccagtgaatgtggctcgaataaaacaaacaatcaatctcgttgtacatggcttatagctatcagctcatgtacgactcgatttcatggaataacttaaatattcataTCCAGTTACATCCATCCAGCAcatctatttattttttattagaaACCAGTTTAAACTAGTGCATCTTGACCTTCCTGCATAAATAAAATGAGCAGCAATCATTTTGAAACCACTCTTGTTCCACAGAGCAAAATCTCTGCTGCTTTGTCTAGAGCTCGGACGCCACGCACTGCTTGGATTTTCCGCCTTGCTCTCGTGTTCAATCAAATTCGATTTTGATCCTGTTTGATCTTTGGAAATAACCAGTGAGATAATCCTTACAAATGAGCACAGGGCTGTAATTTATGGTGATGGTTCATGCAGAAGTGGAGCCAGTGAGCTCAGACTCACCAAGCCTGCACTGTAGTAACCGGGAAGGTATTTCTCACAGATCTGAACAAGACCCCAAAACGCATCCTACACAAACGGGGAGAGAAAGAGATACGGTAAGATCATGAAGAGGGAAAATGCTAATGTTGTTTTCCAGCTTTGATGATtctacatatacatatacacacatacgtgtgtgtgtgtgtgtgtgagagagagagagaagtgtgagAATGACCTCAGCAGGCATGTGCATGAGCAGAACTGCAGCGATAGGAGCCTGAGCCTGGCAGTAACCTTCATCAGGCCTGTAGAGTGTGTAGGCCTTTAGTACCCGCAACAGATCCtgctgcctacacacacacacacagatggacaACCACATCAGAGAACTACATTATGAGAAAATTACAGAGGCTCTAAAATATCAGAATGGTGCCAAGCTGGACATGCGCATGTGTGCGCACACTCACTCACCCATGTCCTCCTCGTGACACAAACATCTCATGGAAAGGGAACTGTCTGTGTAAATCTCTCTCGATCACGTCTATCCACTTTGGATCGCCGTCCATTTTGTCCAGCTCCTGGAAACACCACCACACACGTTACAGCAGTTTTATAGTGGAATATTATAGAGGAATAACACACtctaggatgtgctgttataggaagacAATCACACCACAAAGTGGTAACAGGAAGTCCATTTTGTGTCCGGCTTCACCACTTCACTCTGTCGTTActcattttcctacaacagcacactCCCACAtgtgttattccttacataacaTGCATTCAGCTTCCAGTACATCCCCAATATAAATCATCTCTTCTTATCATTCTGAGAGATAGAGTGTgagggtgtgagagtgtgtgagagcacGCGTAGGGGTCTGACCTTGAACGTTTCGCTGTTTCGCTCCTTCTTTACTTTCCCTCCTGACAGGTAAAGCCAGGCTCTGCCTCTCATCGATGGAGGGATTCCTTTCTGACATCGCAGCCTCAcctgtacacgtgtgtgtgtgtgtgtgtgtgtgtgtgtgtgtgtgtgtgtgtgtgtgtgagagagagagaggggggggggggaatcattaGACACACAATCCACACTTGTTggcacccacacacaaacacacatctcgAAAATGACCATG is a genomic window containing:
- the tbc1d10aa gene encoding TBC1 domain family member 10A, producing the protein MMADVENGDQTLDTVSLHTVGSHFGDYGDDGESSLASDSELNGFPASRETDKYGFIGGAQKYSAELAQEVPPEVLRQRELKWLEMLKDWDKWISKRFKKVRLRCQKGIPPSMRGRAWLYLSGGKVKKERNSETFKELDKMDGDPKWIDVIERDLHRQFPFHEMFVSRGGHGQQDLLRVLKAYTLYRPDEGYCQAQAPIAAVLLMHMPAEDAFWGLVQICEKYLPGYYSAGLEAVQLDGEILHALLKRVCPMAYRHLDKHKIEPVLYMMEWFMCAFSRTLPWASVLRVWDMFLCDGVKIIFRVGLVLLKSMLGSRDKLKACPGQYETMEVLRAIEPRYMQEAFLVHQILELQVTARDVEREHRTQLKRWKKKRGEPSRKPPQRMHSARAIMATEPHTRHDLRQNPTIIVQYPSIPEEMSESGHRKKRGTLKKNQAPFPSIPNPYALPSESKPSEVLEIPSQPLTTDDQDVVPPSPPSYPPPLPIKQENQLRETNASTQQLSSSNSSLNQKPAESLSLQNLSLHTTPTTHTSPPEWRSHLLDTPPVQFLEPVPNHDDLPNNTENSAAVLDPSPSPSPTHNAHDDEESTAGPEDKNSTPHNSTESITGSEDTYL